In Bombus vancouverensis nearcticus chromosome 1, iyBomVanc1_principal, whole genome shotgun sequence, a single genomic region encodes these proteins:
- the LOC117158689 gene encoding ras-related and estrogen-regulated growth inhibitor isoform X3, which produces MTNARSMTSNAIRGIRRKKSSLCEVKVAVIGAPGVGKSENRYKHEVLVDGEPILFEILDTCPKSEDELPSTETVQWADGLLLVYSITDRGSFNFVRKAKETLAVVDPEATMPLALVGNKADMVHLRQVSTEEGEILAKDFECWFSEVSAAEQVTQVAESFHELCREVLAARRRNKQSLLDRMLGSKATRAYSRGKSDSALPKD; this is translated from the exons A TGACAAATGCGCGGAGTATGACGTCAAATGCGATTAGAGGTATTCGGAGGAAGAAGAGTTCGCTATGCGAGGTAAAGGTGGCCGTGATTGGAGCGCCTGGAGTTGGAAAAAGCG aaaATAGATATAAACACGAAGTGTTGGTCGACGGTGAACCGATCCTTTTCGAAATTTTGGACACCTGCCCGAAG AGCGAAGATGAATTACCTTCCACGGAAACTGTACAGTGGGCGGATGGATTACTTTTAGTCTATTCGATAACCGACAGGGGTTCTTTCAATTTCGTGAGAAAGGCGAAGGAAACGCTGGCGGTGGTTGATCCCGAAGCCACGATGCCCCTCGCTTTGGTCGGAAACAAAGCCGACATGGTTCATTTGCGGCAAGTTAGCACCGAAGAGGGAGAAATACTTGCGAAAGATTTTGAATGTTGGTTCAGTGAAGTGTCTGCCGCGGAACAG GTCACACAAGTTGCTGAATCTTTCCATGAACTGTGTCGAGAAGTTCTGGCAGCTAGAAGAAGGAATAAGCAATCTTTACTGGATAGAATGCTTGGTAGCAAAGCGACGCGTGCTTATTCACGAGGTAAAAGTGACTCGGCGCTTCCAAAAGATTAA
- the LOC117158689 gene encoding ras-related and estrogen-regulated growth inhibitor isoform X1, giving the protein MTNARSMTSNAIRGIRRKKSSLCEVKVAVIGAPGVGKSALTVRFLTRRYIGEYDHQSENRYKHEVLVDGEPILFEILDTCPKSEDELPSTETVQWADGLLLVYSITDRGSFNFVRKAKETLAVVDPEATMPLALVGNKADMVHLRQVSTEEGEILAKDFECWFSEVSAAEQVTQVAESFHELCREVLAARRRNKQSLLDRMLGSKATRAYSRGKSDSALPKD; this is encoded by the exons A TGACAAATGCGCGGAGTATGACGTCAAATGCGATTAGAGGTATTCGGAGGAAGAAGAGTTCGCTATGCGAGGTAAAGGTGGCCGTGATTGGAGCGCCTGGAGTTGGAAAAAGCG CATTGACAGTGCGGTTTCTAACAAGGAGATACATCGGGGAATATGATCACCAGTCGG aaaATAGATATAAACACGAAGTGTTGGTCGACGGTGAACCGATCCTTTTCGAAATTTTGGACACCTGCCCGAAG AGCGAAGATGAATTACCTTCCACGGAAACTGTACAGTGGGCGGATGGATTACTTTTAGTCTATTCGATAACCGACAGGGGTTCTTTCAATTTCGTGAGAAAGGCGAAGGAAACGCTGGCGGTGGTTGATCCCGAAGCCACGATGCCCCTCGCTTTGGTCGGAAACAAAGCCGACATGGTTCATTTGCGGCAAGTTAGCACCGAAGAGGGAGAAATACTTGCGAAAGATTTTGAATGTTGGTTCAGTGAAGTGTCTGCCGCGGAACAG GTCACACAAGTTGCTGAATCTTTCCATGAACTGTGTCGAGAAGTTCTGGCAGCTAGAAGAAGGAATAAGCAATCTTTACTGGATAGAATGCTTGGTAGCAAAGCGACGCGTGCTTATTCACGAGGTAAAAGTGACTCGGCGCTTCCAAAAGATTAA
- the LOC117158689 gene encoding ras-related and estrogen-regulated growth inhibitor isoform X2 yields MTSNAIRGIRRKKSSLCEVKVAVIGAPGVGKSALTVRFLTRRYIGEYDHQSENRYKHEVLVDGEPILFEILDTCPKSEDELPSTETVQWADGLLLVYSITDRGSFNFVRKAKETLAVVDPEATMPLALVGNKADMVHLRQVSTEEGEILAKDFECWFSEVSAAEQVTQVAESFHELCREVLAARRRNKQSLLDRMLGSKATRAYSRGKSDSALPKD; encoded by the exons ATGACGTCAAATGCGATTAGAGGTATTCGGAGGAAGAAGAGTTCGCTATGCGAGGTAAAGGTGGCCGTGATTGGAGCGCCTGGAGTTGGAAAAAGCG CATTGACAGTGCGGTTTCTAACAAGGAGATACATCGGGGAATATGATCACCAGTCGG aaaATAGATATAAACACGAAGTGTTGGTCGACGGTGAACCGATCCTTTTCGAAATTTTGGACACCTGCCCGAAG AGCGAAGATGAATTACCTTCCACGGAAACTGTACAGTGGGCGGATGGATTACTTTTAGTCTATTCGATAACCGACAGGGGTTCTTTCAATTTCGTGAGAAAGGCGAAGGAAACGCTGGCGGTGGTTGATCCCGAAGCCACGATGCCCCTCGCTTTGGTCGGAAACAAAGCCGACATGGTTCATTTGCGGCAAGTTAGCACCGAAGAGGGAGAAATACTTGCGAAAGATTTTGAATGTTGGTTCAGTGAAGTGTCTGCCGCGGAACAG GTCACACAAGTTGCTGAATCTTTCCATGAACTGTGTCGAGAAGTTCTGGCAGCTAGAAGAAGGAATAAGCAATCTTTACTGGATAGAATGCTTGGTAGCAAAGCGACGCGTGCTTATTCACGAGGTAAAAGTGACTCGGCGCTTCCAAAAGATTAA
- the LOC117158689 gene encoding ras-related and estrogen-regulated growth inhibitor isoform X4, with product MTSNAIRGIRRKKSSLCEVKVAVIGAPGVGKSENRYKHEVLVDGEPILFEILDTCPKSEDELPSTETVQWADGLLLVYSITDRGSFNFVRKAKETLAVVDPEATMPLALVGNKADMVHLRQVSTEEGEILAKDFECWFSEVSAAEQVTQVAESFHELCREVLAARRRNKQSLLDRMLGSKATRAYSRGKSDSALPKD from the exons ATGACGTCAAATGCGATTAGAGGTATTCGGAGGAAGAAGAGTTCGCTATGCGAGGTAAAGGTGGCCGTGATTGGAGCGCCTGGAGTTGGAAAAAGCG aaaATAGATATAAACACGAAGTGTTGGTCGACGGTGAACCGATCCTTTTCGAAATTTTGGACACCTGCCCGAAG AGCGAAGATGAATTACCTTCCACGGAAACTGTACAGTGGGCGGATGGATTACTTTTAGTCTATTCGATAACCGACAGGGGTTCTTTCAATTTCGTGAGAAAGGCGAAGGAAACGCTGGCGGTGGTTGATCCCGAAGCCACGATGCCCCTCGCTTTGGTCGGAAACAAAGCCGACATGGTTCATTTGCGGCAAGTTAGCACCGAAGAGGGAGAAATACTTGCGAAAGATTTTGAATGTTGGTTCAGTGAAGTGTCTGCCGCGGAACAG GTCACACAAGTTGCTGAATCTTTCCATGAACTGTGTCGAGAAGTTCTGGCAGCTAGAAGAAGGAATAAGCAATCTTTACTGGATAGAATGCTTGGTAGCAAAGCGACGCGTGCTTATTCACGAGGTAAAAGTGACTCGGCGCTTCCAAAAGATTAA
- the TfIIEbeta gene encoding transcription factor IIEbeta, producing the protein MDPALLRERELFKKRALTTPSVEKRKKEQEKDTTRDEPFKKKPKLSSVSSGPKLDMVNYKTMSGSTQYKFGVLAKIVKHMKARHQEGDDHPLTLEEILDETNQLDVGSKVKQWLQTEALIKNPKIEVTSDGRFVFKAMYKIKDKKSLLRLLKQQDLKGLGGILLEDIQESLPHCDKHLKSLQNEILFITRPLDKKKIVFYNDKTAQFPIDDEFQKLWRAVAVDAMDDQKIDEYLEKQGIRSMQDHGPKKPAPIKRKKPVSKRKQFKKPRDNEHLADVLETYDDTK; encoded by the exons atGGATCCAGCATTGCTTAGAGAGCGAGAGCTCTTTAAGAAAAGAGCTCTTACAACACCATC GgtggagaaaagaaagaaggaacaggaGAAAGATACCACACGAGATGAGCCATTCAAAAAAAAGCCAAAACTATCCTCCGTGTCTAGCGGACCCAAACTAGACATGGTTAACTACAAAACCATGTCTGGCAGTACGCAATATAAATTTGGTGTGTTAGCCAAAATAGTAAAGCATATGAAAGCTAGGCATCAAGAAGGAGATGATCACCCTTTAACGTTAGAAGAAATCTTGGATGAAACAAATCAATTAGATGTTGGATCCAAG GTAAAACAATGGCTTCAAACAGAAGCTCTCATTAAAAACCCAAAGATAGAAGTAACTTCGGATGGTAGATTTGTATTCAAAGCtatgtataaaattaaagataaaaaatcTTTACTGAGATTATTAAAACAACAAGATTTAAAAGGTCTTGGCGGAATACTATTAGAAGATATACAAGAAAGTCTGCCACACTGTGATAAGCATTTAAAG AGTTTACAAAATGagatattatttataacaagaCCCTTGGACAAGAAAAAGATTGTATTTTATAATGATAAAACAGCACAGTTTCCAATAGACGATGAATTTCAAAAGTTGTGGAGGGCTGTTGCAGTTGATGCAATGGATGATCAAAAAATCGATGAATACTTAGAAAAACAAGGAATACGATCTATGCAGGATCATGGCCCCAAGAAACCAGCCCCgattaaacgaaagaaacctGTTAGTAAGAGAAAACAGTTCAAAAAACCAAGAGACAACGAACATTTAGCAGATGTTTTAGAAACGTACGATGATACGAAATAA